A single Aerosakkonema funiforme FACHB-1375 DNA region contains:
- a CDS encoding SH3 domain-containing protein, with product MKSSLFFHMLLGSIFGWQNPHIVSIDMTDKQVAQIPANHTDFAKLFSHSNHQEKQVVNSRRNCQVYAYTIDKDPQGLNVRSMPNSSARVIKKLPTNTLAVFVDITASQGNWMEINKAESDSGTTLFQGKGWVYASLLGTTTRGYEARSVPVYASNNNRSRILGRIPSNREVKLLSCNGEWAYVSYQQLQGWIARIDQCGNPLTTCP from the coding sequence ATGAAAAGTTCCCTGTTTTTCCATATGCTGTTGGGGAGTATTTTCGGGTGGCAAAATCCCCACATCGTATCTATAGATATGACAGACAAGCAAGTAGCGCAAATTCCTGCCAACCACACAGATTTTGCTAAACTTTTCAGTCACAGTAACCATCAAGAAAAGCAAGTAGTTAACTCGCGCCGGAATTGTCAGGTTTATGCTTATACGATCGATAAAGATCCGCAAGGATTGAATGTGCGATCGATGCCTAATTCCTCTGCACGGGTAATTAAAAAATTGCCCACCAATACTCTAGCCGTGTTTGTCGATATTACTGCTTCCCAAGGCAATTGGATGGAAATCAATAAAGCCGAAAGCGACAGCGGCACAACATTATTTCAAGGCAAAGGATGGGTTTATGCTTCCTTGTTAGGTACGACTACTCGCGGTTATGAAGCCAGAAGCGTTCCCGTTTATGCCAGTAACAATAATCGCAGCCGAATTTTAGGTAGAATACCATCTAATCGGGAAGTAAAACTATTAAGTTGTAACGGAGAATGGGCTTATGTTAGCTATCAGCAACTGCAAGGGTGGATAGCACGCATCGACCAATGTGGCAATCCCTTGACAACTTGCCCCTAA
- a CDS encoding zinc-binding dehydrogenase, translating to MKAVRIHTYGGLDVLSYEDAPRPQIAEDEILVRVCAAGVNPVDWKIREGYLAGMLNHSLPLILGWDVSGEVVEVGAAVSEFKVGDAVYARPDINRDGAYAEFIAIKAAEVAFKPSSLNHIQAAAVPLAGLTAWKSLFDAANLQAGQRVLIHAASGGVGSYAVQLAGWKGAEAIGTASARNLDFLRELGVKEAIDYQAVRFEEVVRDVDVVFDTIGGDVQERSWQVLKPGGVLVSVITPPPAEIAAQHNCRGEYVFIQPDAAQLTEIAQLIDAGYVKPMVETVLPLADVRQAHQLSQSHRARGKIVLQVLD from the coding sequence ATGAAAGCAGTACGCATCCATACCTATGGCGGTCTAGATGTTCTCTCTTACGAAGATGCGCCGCGTCCTCAAATTGCTGAAGATGAGATATTGGTTCGCGTTTGCGCCGCCGGAGTTAATCCGGTGGATTGGAAGATTCGCGAAGGTTATCTTGCAGGTATGCTGAACCATTCGTTACCCCTGATTTTGGGTTGGGATGTTTCGGGGGAAGTGGTGGAAGTCGGTGCAGCAGTTAGCGAGTTCAAAGTCGGCGATGCTGTTTATGCGCGACCGGATATTAACCGCGACGGTGCTTATGCTGAGTTCATCGCTATCAAAGCTGCGGAAGTGGCATTTAAGCCTAGCTCATTAAACCACATACAAGCAGCTGCTGTGCCTTTGGCTGGGTTGACGGCGTGGAAATCGCTGTTCGACGCCGCCAATTTGCAAGCCGGTCAAAGGGTGTTGATTCACGCGGCGTCTGGCGGTGTGGGTAGTTATGCGGTGCAGTTGGCTGGCTGGAAGGGTGCGGAGGCGATCGGCACAGCTTCAGCTCGCAATCTCGACTTTTTACGGGAACTGGGAGTTAAAGAGGCGATCGATTATCAAGCCGTGCGGTTTGAGGAAGTAGTTCGCGATGTGGATGTCGTGTTCGATACGATCGGCGGGGATGTGCAGGAACGTTCTTGGCAAGTTTTGAAACCCGGTGGTGTGCTGGTTTCTGTGATTACTCCCCCACCTGCGGAGATTGCTGCACAACATAACTGCCGAGGTGAGTATGTTTTCATTCAACCAGATGCGGCACAACTAACAGAAATTGCCCAGTTAATTGATGCAGGTTATGTCAAACCGATGGTGGAAACTGTACTGCCTTTGGCAGATGTGCGTCAAGCTCACCAGTTAAGTCAAAGTCATCGCGCTAGAGGAAAGATAGTGCTGCAAGTTCTCGATTAA
- a CDS encoding NuoF family protein, protein MDITELLEIAEKERSHQKPIRVHCCTSTGCRAANSLSVKKNLEGAVKDVGLSDRVQVVGVGCMGFCGNGPLVEIDPQEKLYERVTPNDAASIIEAINGGIATAPEGDLKHPFFARQLRIVRENSGKIDPESIDEYIAVGGYQPLYKVIHDMTPAEVVDEITRSGLRGRGGAGYPTGLKWATVAKMPPGQKYIVCNGDEGDPGAFMDRSVLESDPHKVLEGMAIAGYAVGASEGYIYVRAEYPLAIERLETAIKQAKKLGILGSQIFYSAFDFKINIRIGAGAFVCGEETALISSIEGGRGNPRPRPPYPAQEGLWGCPTLINNVETFANIAAIVREGGDWYASIGTEKSKGTKVFALTGKIRNNGLIEVPMGITLREIVAEMGGGIPDGEVKAVQTGGPSGGCIPASLLDTPVDYESLSNLGSMMGSGGMVVMDKETSMVEVARFYMEFCRGETCGKCIPCRAGTVQMYHTLTKILKGEANQTDLERLQALCDMVKHTSLCGLGQSAPNPVISTLRYFPEEYTTLIKPDVLNGKVAVSH, encoded by the coding sequence ATGGATATAACTGAACTGCTGGAAATAGCCGAAAAAGAGCGTTCTCACCAAAAGCCAATTCGCGTGCATTGCTGTACCTCAACCGGTTGCCGCGCAGCTAATTCGCTCTCAGTTAAAAAAAATTTGGAAGGGGCAGTTAAAGATGTTGGCTTAAGCGATCGCGTCCAAGTTGTCGGGGTCGGTTGTATGGGTTTCTGCGGCAACGGGCCACTGGTAGAAATCGACCCACAAGAAAAACTCTACGAACGAGTTACCCCCAACGATGCTGCCAGTATTATCGAAGCCATCAACGGCGGGATTGCCACCGCACCGGAAGGCGATCTCAAACATCCATTTTTTGCCCGTCAACTGCGGATAGTCCGCGAAAACAGCGGCAAAATAGACCCAGAAAGCATCGATGAATATATCGCTGTTGGCGGGTATCAACCCTTATATAAAGTTATCCACGACATGACGCCAGCAGAAGTTGTGGATGAAATTACCCGCAGCGGATTGCGGGGAAGGGGTGGTGCCGGTTATCCGACCGGATTGAAGTGGGCGACAGTCGCCAAAATGCCACCGGGACAGAAATATATAGTATGCAACGGCGACGAAGGCGATCCCGGTGCGTTCATGGATCGTTCTGTGTTGGAAAGCGATCCGCATAAAGTTTTAGAAGGAATGGCGATCGCAGGTTATGCTGTAGGCGCATCCGAAGGCTACATCTACGTCCGCGCCGAATATCCCCTCGCGATCGAACGCTTGGAAACTGCCATCAAACAAGCGAAAAAATTGGGTATCTTAGGCAGTCAAATTTTCTACTCCGCCTTTGACTTCAAAATTAACATCCGCATCGGTGCCGGTGCGTTTGTCTGCGGCGAAGAAACCGCCTTAATTAGCTCGATCGAAGGCGGACGCGGCAACCCGCGCCCCCGTCCTCCCTACCCAGCCCAAGAAGGACTTTGGGGTTGTCCGACTCTGATTAATAACGTAGAAACCTTCGCCAATATAGCTGCGATCGTTCGCGAAGGTGGCGATTGGTACGCCAGCATCGGCACAGAAAAAAGCAAAGGCACCAAAGTCTTCGCCCTCACAGGTAAAATCCGCAACAACGGTTTGATCGAAGTACCAATGGGCATTACCCTGCGGGAAATTGTCGCAGAAATGGGCGGCGGTATCCCCGATGGCGAAGTCAAAGCCGTGCAAACCGGTGGCCCTTCCGGTGGCTGCATCCCCGCCTCCCTGCTAGACACCCCCGTAGATTACGAATCGTTAAGCAACTTGGGATCGATGATGGGTTCCGGCGGCATGGTGGTAATGGATAAAGAAACCAGCATGGTGGAAGTCGCCCGCTTTTATATGGAATTCTGTCGCGGCGAAACTTGCGGCAAGTGCATTCCCTGTCGTGCGGGAACGGTGCAGATGTACCATACTTTGACGAAAATCCTCAAAGGAGAAGCAAATCAAACGGATTTGGAAAGATTGCAAGCACTCTGCGACATGGTGAAACATACCAGCTTGTGCGGATTGGGTCAGTCTGCGCCCAATCCGGTGATCAGTACGCTGCGCTATTTCCCAGAGGAGTATACGACACTGATTAAGCCGGATGTTCTGAATGGCAAAGTTGCAGTCAGTCATTAG
- a CDS encoding Mur ligase family protein, with amino-acid sequence MQLVNQLRLSLAVSAARAITAGVKLLRLGAASVLPGSIASRIQPQILPMLCSQVKQGVIFIAGTNGKTTTSLLLRTMLERQGWRVAHNATGANLVNGLITALLENTNLAGKLAADYAILEIDENILPLVVSACQPRIILCLNLFRDQLDRYGEVDTISRRWQKAIAPLSPETIIVANADDPTLSHLGQQLPQRVLFFGLNEPEYYLDEIPHAVDSIYCPSCGHSLDYRGVYLSHQGDFICPKCGFAKSKLDIDSREWPQILIGVYNKYNTLAATLVAQQLDIDDGTIRDTIKNFQAAFGRAEELDVDGKRVRILLSKNPVGMNETIRTVNDIKRGGSASTTLMVLNDRTPDGTDVSWIWDVDTEKIVASGGTIVVSGDRVYDMALRLRYSQKEENNGCKLIVKEDLQDAIDTALALTPSGETLHILPTYSAMLEVRGLLTGRKIL; translated from the coding sequence ATGCAACTGGTAAATCAACTGCGATTAAGCTTGGCGGTGTCAGCTGCACGCGCAATTACGGCGGGAGTGAAGCTGCTGCGATTGGGTGCGGCGAGCGTTTTACCCGGATCGATCGCCAGTCGCATTCAGCCTCAAATATTGCCGATGCTGTGCAGCCAAGTCAAGCAAGGCGTTATTTTCATTGCGGGTACGAATGGCAAAACTACCACATCGTTGCTGTTGCGGACGATGTTGGAACGTCAGGGATGGCGGGTGGCGCACAATGCTACCGGTGCTAATTTGGTGAATGGATTGATTACGGCGTTACTGGAAAATACCAATTTGGCAGGTAAACTTGCGGCTGATTACGCAATTCTAGAAATAGATGAAAATATTTTGCCTTTGGTTGTGAGTGCTTGTCAGCCGCGCATAATTTTATGTTTGAATTTGTTTCGAGATCAACTCGATCGCTATGGTGAAGTAGACACGATCAGTCGGCGGTGGCAGAAAGCGATCGCACCTTTATCTCCAGAAACTATAATTGTCGCCAATGCTGACGATCCAACTCTTTCTCATTTAGGTCAGCAATTGCCCCAGCGCGTGTTATTTTTTGGCTTAAACGAACCGGAATACTATCTTGATGAAATTCCCCACGCGGTTGATTCGATTTACTGTCCCAGTTGCGGTCACTCTCTAGATTATCGCGGCGTTTACCTGTCGCACCAAGGCGATTTTATCTGCCCGAAATGCGGTTTTGCGAAGAGCAAACTGGATATTGATAGCAGAGAATGGCCGCAAATTTTGATCGGAGTTTACAACAAATATAACACATTGGCAGCGACTTTAGTTGCCCAACAACTTGACATAGACGATGGCACAATTCGCGATACCATCAAAAATTTCCAAGCCGCTTTTGGACGCGCAGAAGAATTAGATGTTGATGGCAAACGGGTACGGATTTTGTTATCGAAAAATCCGGTGGGGATGAACGAAACTATCCGCACGGTTAATGATATCAAACGTGGTGGTAGTGCGTCCACAACATTGATGGTCTTGAATGACAGAACGCCTGACGGTACGGATGTATCTTGGATTTGGGATGTGGACACAGAAAAAATCGTAGCGTCCGGTGGTACGATCGTCGTGAGTGGCGATCGCGTTTATGATATGGCGCTGCGTTTGCGTTACAGTCAGAAGGAAGAAAACAATGGCTGCAAGTTGATAGTTAAGGAAGATTTGCAAGATGCGATCGACACTGCACTCGCTCTCACCCCATCAGGTGAAACTTTACATATTCTACCAACTTATTCGGCTATGTTAGAAGTGCGGGGCTTGCTGACCGGACGTAAAATATTGTGA
- the hoxE gene encoding bidirectional hydrogenase complex protein HoxE — MESTGIKTKQKADRQAASEHPSGDKRFKVLDITMKRAQYRQDALIEVLHKAQESFGFLEEDVLLYVARKLKLPLSRVFGVATFYHLFSLKPSGAHSCVVCLGTACYVKGSGAVLSALENHTGIHQGETTADGQMSLMTARCLGACGIAPAVVFDGTVAGKQTAEEAIDKIKQWGIGNEA, encoded by the coding sequence ATGGAATCTACTGGTATCAAAACGAAACAGAAGGCCGATCGACAAGCAGCATCGGAACATCCCAGCGGCGACAAGCGCTTCAAAGTGTTGGACATTACAATGAAGCGAGCGCAATATCGCCAAGATGCCTTGATCGAAGTGCTGCACAAAGCACAGGAATCCTTCGGTTTCTTAGAAGAAGACGTATTGCTTTATGTAGCGCGAAAGCTGAAACTGCCACTCAGCCGCGTTTTTGGCGTGGCAACCTTTTACCATCTCTTTTCCCTCAAACCGAGTGGGGCGCACAGTTGCGTAGTTTGTCTGGGAACAGCCTGCTACGTCAAAGGCAGCGGCGCAGTACTCTCCGCATTGGAAAATCACACCGGCATCCATCAAGGCGAAACAACAGCAGATGGGCAAATGTCGCTGATGACAGCACGCTGTCTCGGTGCGTGCGGCATAGCGCCGGCAGTAGTTTTTGATGGCACGGTAGCTGGCAAACAGACAGCCGAAGAAGCGATCGACAAAATCAAACAATGGGGAATTGGGAATGAGGCATAA
- a CDS encoding L,D-transpeptidase: MLLCFNAVVLLSSSQPQATASILTAQEATIGEAKLQSHIPALAQPAFVESVSPATQPPSSVKPAQDTNLVIKLRERRVYVYRSDRVQTSFPIAVGKAGWETPTGTFRVMQMLQNPAWEHPWTGQVIPPGPNNPLGIRWIGFWTDGKNMIGFHGTPNEQLIGRAVSHGCVRMRNRDIQALYELVSLGTPVIVER; encoded by the coding sequence ATGCTGCTCTGCTTCAATGCAGTAGTTTTACTGAGTTCGAGTCAACCACAAGCTACAGCCTCTATACTAACTGCACAAGAGGCAACTATCGGCGAGGCAAAACTTCAAAGTCACATCCCTGCTCTCGCACAACCAGCTTTTGTGGAATCGGTATCCCCTGCTACTCAACCGCCATCCTCAGTCAAACCCGCTCAAGATACCAATTTGGTGATCAAATTGCGGGAGCGTAGGGTTTACGTTTATCGGAGCGATCGCGTACAAACCAGTTTTCCGATCGCTGTGGGTAAGGCAGGTTGGGAGACTCCCACAGGCACCTTCCGAGTGATGCAAATGCTGCAAAACCCAGCTTGGGAGCATCCTTGGACAGGACAGGTTATTCCTCCGGGGCCGAATAATCCCTTGGGCATCAGGTGGATTGGCTTTTGGACTGACGGCAAAAATATGATCGGCTTTCACGGCACTCCCAACGAGCAGCTAATCGGAAGGGCAGTTTCCCACGGCTGCGTGCGGATGCGAAATCGGGATATTCAGGCGTTATACGAGCTGGTATCTCTGGGTACGCCCGTAATCGTGGAAAGATAG
- a CDS encoding type 1 glutamine amidotransferase: protein MNDKQLTIGWLYPTLMSTYGDRGNVICLQQRAQWRGYNVEVLPLDLQSTAADFRKIDLLVGGGAQDRQQEIVMRDLQGKKAEAVRQIIEAGIPGVFTCGAPQLLGHYYEPALGQRIEGLGLFDFVSKHPGIDARRCIGNVVFEITASRLAKELEAMLGKPAVIIGFENHGGRTYLGKVEALGKVISGYGNNGEDGMEGAFYRNAIATYSHGPVLPKNPFLADWLIQTALQQKYQTSVSLSPLDDNLAMQAREAMFKRLGVSEPVAVGKR from the coding sequence ATGAACGATAAACAATTAACGATCGGCTGGTTATATCCTACACTGATGAGTACCTATGGCGATCGCGGTAACGTCATCTGTTTGCAGCAACGCGCTCAATGGCGAGGCTACAATGTAGAAGTGTTACCTCTGGACTTGCAATCAACCGCAGCAGACTTTCGCAAAATCGATTTATTAGTTGGTGGTGGCGCACAAGACAGACAGCAAGAAATCGTCATGCGCGATTTGCAAGGGAAGAAAGCCGAAGCAGTACGTCAGATAATAGAAGCTGGTATCCCCGGCGTGTTTACCTGCGGCGCACCGCAACTTTTGGGTCATTATTACGAACCGGCACTCGGTCAAAGAATAGAAGGTTTGGGATTATTTGATTTTGTCAGCAAACATCCGGGAATAGATGCGCGGCGCTGTATTGGCAATGTGGTTTTTGAGATAACTGCATCGCGTTTGGCGAAAGAATTAGAAGCGATGTTAGGTAAACCTGCGGTGATAATTGGATTTGAAAATCACGGCGGTAGAACTTATTTAGGAAAAGTAGAAGCGCTGGGAAAAGTGATAAGCGGTTACGGTAATAATGGTGAGGATGGGATGGAAGGCGCATTTTATCGAAATGCGATCGCTACCTATTCGCATGGCCCAGTTTTACCGAAGAATCCGTTTTTAGCAGATTGGTTAATTCAAACTGCTTTGCAACAAAAATATCAAACTTCTGTGTCTTTATCACCTCTCGATGATAACTTGGCAATGCAGGCGCGAGAAGCGATGTTTAAACGCTTGGGTGTGAGCGAACCTGTTGCGGTTGGGAAACGGTGA
- a CDS encoding phosphoribulokinase: MKFPNYQLPDLKQTYMDSKQTQPKCITLRSQIAQLKEPIIIGVAGDSGSGKSTYSNGIRRLLGTDLVSTIEMDGYHKEDREQRRISGRLPLDPEANHLDLLRSHLALLKQAKSIEVPIYNHGTGKFDSPVHLAPSPIVVVEGLHALYPEILPLLDFSIYVDPDHDVKWQWKYERDVKKRGHLAEALTEEMLKREAAYKRWIDFQKTNANVVIKIFPSHLKEFSRHEFTGNLPANCYKVELIVEPGQVSLPSLPLPFDFAAMLEANQPPFMLAAVPCTYWGRKVMIIHIDGVLSQDTIATLEKQIVAYTGIPLEEGLSTQNIPDLQAHEQVSATQFAQLLITWRFLELVNHRLSELMAR; this comes from the coding sequence TTGAAATTTCCCAATTACCAATTACCGGATCTCAAACAAACGTACATGGATAGCAAACAAACCCAACCAAAGTGTATAACCCTGCGATCGCAAATCGCGCAGCTAAAAGAGCCCATTATTATCGGCGTTGCTGGCGATAGCGGTAGCGGTAAATCCACTTACAGCAATGGAATTAGGCGGCTTTTGGGCACCGACTTAGTTAGTACCATTGAAATGGATGGGTATCACAAAGAAGATCGGGAACAGCGGCGCATTAGCGGTCGTTTACCCCTCGATCCGGAAGCCAATCATTTAGATTTGCTGCGATCGCATTTGGCACTTCTCAAACAAGCCAAATCCATAGAAGTACCAATTTACAATCACGGTACTGGTAAATTCGATTCGCCAGTACATCTCGCGCCATCTCCCATTGTAGTTGTAGAAGGATTGCACGCCCTTTATCCAGAAATTTTGCCTTTACTGGATTTCAGTATTTATGTAGACCCCGATCATGATGTAAAATGGCAGTGGAAGTATGAGCGAGATGTCAAAAAACGCGGTCATCTAGCCGAAGCTTTAACTGAGGAAATGCTCAAGCGGGAAGCCGCTTACAAAAGATGGATTGATTTCCAAAAAACCAATGCCAATGTAGTTATCAAAATCTTTCCCAGTCACCTGAAGGAGTTCTCCCGCCATGAGTTTACGGGGAATCTGCCAGCTAACTGCTACAAAGTGGAATTGATTGTCGAACCAGGACAAGTTTCGCTGCCAAGTTTGCCGCTACCTTTTGACTTTGCCGCCATGTTGGAAGCTAACCAGCCGCCTTTCATGTTAGCTGCGGTTCCCTGTACTTATTGGGGAAGAAAGGTGATGATTATTCACATCGACGGTGTGCTATCTCAGGATACGATCGCCACTTTAGAAAAACAAATTGTCGCCTATACAGGTATTCCGTTGGAGGAAGGACTGTCAACGCAAAATATCCCGGATTTACAGGCTCACGAACAAGTATCTGCAACCCAGTTCGCGCAATTACTAATTACTTGGCGCTTCTTGGAATTGGTCAATCATCGCTTATCTGAATTGATGGCTAGGTGA
- a CDS encoding DUF4336 domain-containing protein, translating to MTKQLFPQGGQVDASISPGDWSWAFWPVVPLYPYSRRRTLRREIVKDTIWNFDQIQGIFYVAVPIRMTVVKLSEGGLLVYAPIAPTKECIRLVNELAAKYGDVKYIILPTVSGIEHKVFVGPFARRFPLAQVFVAPSQWSFPLNLPLSWLGFPPKRTHILPSDSSKAPFAKEFDYAILGPLDLGLGRFGEVAFFHKLTRTLLVTDAVVSIPENPPEIVQIDPYPLLFHAKDDAFDAIRDSEANRRKGWQRICLFAFYFRPSKLDTVLFSELFRKALSAPDRSKKAYFGLFPFNWKDGWQQSFEALFGGGRLFVAPVLQTLILNRAPKETIEWANHVASWDFQRIVPCHLDSPIEASPRQFRQAFAFLEKHPSADEGVLGSASQPLVENDFEFLRELEVTLNKTRITPPAKEKV from the coding sequence ATGACTAAACAGTTATTTCCGCAGGGGGGACAAGTTGATGCGAGCATCAGTCCTGGAGACTGGTCTTGGGCTTTCTGGCCAGTTGTGCCACTTTACCCATACAGCAGGCGGCGCACACTCCGCCGAGAGATAGTAAAAGATACGATTTGGAATTTTGACCAAATCCAAGGCATCTTCTACGTTGCCGTGCCAATTCGGATGACCGTAGTTAAGCTATCTGAAGGCGGTCTGCTCGTTTATGCACCGATCGCACCCACCAAAGAGTGCATTCGTCTGGTCAACGAGTTGGCGGCAAAGTATGGCGATGTTAAATATATCATCCTGCCTACAGTTTCCGGCATCGAACATAAAGTTTTTGTTGGCCCCTTCGCCAGACGTTTCCCTTTGGCCCAAGTCTTCGTCGCGCCTTCCCAGTGGAGTTTTCCCCTCAATCTACCGTTGAGTTGGCTGGGTTTTCCACCCAAACGCACTCATATATTACCTTCAGATAGCAGCAAAGCACCTTTTGCTAAAGAATTTGATTACGCAATACTGGGCCCGCTAGATCTCGGACTGGGGCGATTTGGGGAAGTGGCATTTTTCCACAAGCTGACACGCACGTTGCTGGTGACAGATGCGGTGGTTTCCATACCGGAAAATCCGCCAGAAATCGTTCAAATTGACCCCTATCCTTTGCTTTTTCACGCCAAAGACGATGCTTTCGATGCGATCCGAGACAGCGAAGCGAACCGTCGCAAGGGATGGCAGCGGATTTGTCTGTTTGCTTTTTATTTTCGACCGAGTAAACTGGATACAGTTCTTTTTTCAGAGCTATTTCGCAAGGCTCTCTCAGCGCCCGATCGCTCCAAAAAAGCTTATTTCGGTTTGTTTCCGTTTAATTGGAAAGATGGTTGGCAACAATCTTTTGAGGCGCTCTTCGGTGGCGGACGATTGTTTGTTGCACCAGTTCTGCAAACTCTCATTCTCAATCGCGCACCCAAAGAAACGATCGAATGGGCTAATCATGTAGCCAGTTGGGATTTCCAGCGCATTGTTCCCTGTCACTTAGATTCGCCCATCGAAGCAAGTCCGCGTCAGTTTCGCCAAGCTTTTGCTTTCCTGGAAAAGCACCCCTCTGCGGATGAGGGAGTTTTGGGAAGCGCAAGTCAACCTTTAGTCGAAAATGATTTTGAATTTCTCAGGGAACTGGAGGTTACCTTGAATAAGACTCGGATTACACCGCCTGCGAAGGAAAAAGTTTGA
- the hoxU gene encoding bidirectional hydrogenase complex protein HoxU, giving the protein MSVKTLKIDEIEVAIEAGATVLQAAKEAGVRIPTLCHLDGVSDVGACRLCLVEVAGSSKLQPACVTEVAEGMQIQTNTPRLKEYRRMIVEMLFSEGNHVCAVCVANGNCELQNLAIEMGMDHSRFPYRFPERDIDVSHERFGIDHNRCVLCTRCVRVCDEIEGAHVWDVGFRGAAAKVITGLNQPWGQVDACTSCGKCVEACPTGAIFHKGSTVAEMERDRTKLDFLVTAREKKEWTR; this is encoded by the coding sequence ATGTCAGTAAAGACGTTAAAAATTGATGAGATTGAGGTAGCGATCGAGGCAGGTGCAACAGTTCTACAAGCAGCCAAAGAAGCAGGCGTTCGCATCCCGACTTTGTGCCATTTAGACGGAGTTTCCGATGTGGGCGCTTGTCGGTTGTGTTTGGTGGAAGTTGCCGGAAGTAGCAAACTTCAACCTGCTTGCGTGACGGAAGTAGCTGAGGGAATGCAAATTCAAACTAACACTCCCAGGCTGAAAGAATATCGTCGCATGATTGTGGAAATGCTATTTTCTGAAGGCAATCACGTCTGCGCTGTTTGTGTGGCAAATGGGAATTGCGAATTGCAAAATTTGGCGATAGAAATGGGGATGGATCACTCGCGTTTCCCTTACCGTTTCCCGGAACGAGATATCGATGTTTCTCACGAACGTTTTGGCATCGATCACAATCGCTGCGTGCTGTGTACTCGCTGCGTGCGGGTATGCGATGAAATTGAAGGCGCTCATGTTTGGGATGTGGGATTTCGGGGTGCTGCGGCGAAGGTAATTACGGGTTTGAATCAGCCTTGGGGACAGGTGGATGCTTGTACTAGCTGCGGTAAGTGTGTGGAAGCTTGTCCTACGGGTGCGATTTTCCACAAAGGATCGACGGTGGCGGAAATGGAACGCGATCGCACGAAATTGGACTTTTTAGTTACAGCGCGGGAGAAAAAAGAATGGACAAGATAA
- a CDS encoding NADH-quinone oxidoreductase subunit B family protein, with product MDKIKFATVWLAGCSGCHMSFLDLDEWLIDLAEKVDVVYSPVGCDLKEYPENVDVCLVEGAIANEENLELIHQVRAKTKLLISFGDCAVTANVPAMRNMIKGTDPVLKRCYLELGDENRQLPRFPGIVPELLDRVIPVHEVVKVDMFLPGCPPSADRIQAAIEPLLKGDKPVMEGREMIKFG from the coding sequence ATGGACAAGATAAAATTTGCAACGGTTTGGTTGGCTGGTTGTTCTGGCTGTCATATGTCTTTTCTCGATTTAGATGAATGGCTGATCGATCTAGCTGAAAAAGTAGATGTGGTTTACAGTCCGGTTGGTTGCGATCTTAAAGAATATCCCGAAAATGTGGATGTTTGTTTGGTGGAAGGCGCTATTGCTAATGAGGAAAATCTCGAACTAATCCATCAAGTGAGAGCGAAAACAAAATTGCTGATTTCTTTTGGCGATTGCGCGGTTACTGCTAATGTACCGGCAATGCGAAATATGATTAAAGGCACAGATCCGGTACTGAAACGCTGCTATTTGGAATTAGGCGACGAGAATCGCCAACTTCCCAGGTTTCCAGGGATTGTACCGGAATTGCTCGATCGCGTGATTCCAGTGCATGAAGTGGTAAAAGTCGATATGTTTTTGCCGGGATGTCCGCCATCTGCCGATCGCATTCAAGCTGCGATCGAACCTTTGCTGAAAGGTGACAAACCTGTGATGGAAGGACGCGAAATGATTAAGTTTGGCTAA